The DNA segment ATAAGTACAAATTGCAGTGGCTTCCTAGCCAATAATCAAGACATGTCATTCCTACATGTTAGCTGCTTTCAACATCTGTAAATTTGATCCAACAAAGTGAGGGCTTAGCGAAACAAACTATAAAATGATTTACAATCAAATGTTCATTTGACAGATAGCTCAACTGTAGAAATTCAGTATTGTGTTATTTTGCATATCCATCTTGATGTTTCTATTTTCAATATAGGCATGAATAGTTCCTGCCAGATCAAATCACACATTGGAAAATAtaaattctgatttctgaagtGCATGCTAATGGTCAACAGCATCATGCACCAAGATACCAAAATCTGTGACTGCAGAATCACACTTAAACCTCTAAATCACACCATCATATTCAGGCGATCCCTTAGATCTAGGTTGCTTCTGTAGCATTTTGGTTTGAGATATGTGAATCTCAAGGACAAAATCCATGACACGaaaggggcatttgcaaatttgccaccggttttttcaattttgcaagGATACCACTTgaatgacagttctagtggcatttgtgcaattttttagtggcagttttgcaataacgattcaaagcagtggtaaatttgcaattgcccctaGAAAGTAAGCTCAGGTTATTTAAATCTGATCATGCAAAAGGATAAAGATTATACACATCAAAATACCCACATTTCAGACACGGTTTTCGGACTTACAACACCTCTAGGCTCTAGAGCGGTTGCTCATACTAGTAACAGTAAAATGGTGCCTTTAAGTGgcacctgtttttttttatttttattttttttatgatatcCTTGCAAGTTGATGTAGAGCTTGGTGAACTGGCAGCATGGAATAAACCACGGCGTTAAAAGTTGATTGCTTGATGTGCACTGGAGATCAGATCACCATATGCTGCAAGGCCCAACCTGCATTACAGAACAAAAGAATCAGTCATTTAAGCATAAATATGAGGCTTACGAGCTACTAAGCAAATTCTAGCATTAAGCAAGGCAGTCGATCCAATTTTGGTAGAAATTGTTTgtaagagggaaaaaaagaagcttCCCATTTCATGGTGAATTGGTAATGTCCAAATGCTCTAAATAGAATAAATATGAGAATTTGAGAGAACCTTATGTACAGTGGTGATTGGTGAATGTTGCCTTTATATGACTGTTCCGCTAGGGATTAAGGCGTCCTTGATCACAGTGACAATGCCACTTTTGATGAAGTATCCATCTGTCTCCCTTGAAGCTTCTTGGATATTGTCGACATTGATTATCTGTACAAGCAACAGATCATATAAGATTGATCATTAATTAATGCAATAAACATTGCACATCATTTTGTTCAGTTCCGTATCAACTGGTCATCTCTGGAAAAGTGAGAGAAACAATATGTAAATCGATCCATATGGGTTGCCTGGATTTATCAGTTTGTGCTTAGTAAGTAAATAATTAAAGATCCATACTCAACAAGGCAAAAACTCATGGCAAGAAAAGACAGCATTTGAAAAGAAAGATAATTTAGGGGGAAAAAGTATGATGACATTAgtattttttaatgataaagGGCTTTCAAACCAGTGATGCAAGATGCACATTTGCAAAAGGCCACCTTTAACAAAAAGCATGAGAAAGTACCATGTTTGTATTCAAACAAATATGCTTgtccctctcttttctttcaagTAATGAATAGTTGATCAGTTAATACAGAAGGCACACTTGATCTGATTGACAACcaaaagtaaaaatatatatgaaatacCTTAACATTTTCTCCAATACGAGCATTCTTGTCAATTATTGCTTTTCTGATGTGTGCATTCTTTCCAATACCAATGGGAATGCCACCAGTCTCAGAAAGGGCTTTCTTGTCCATCTCCGTCTGAACAAAAAGCGCAATAAGTTCCCACAACACCAATACACCATAATATAGtatagttttgttttattttacctCATAATAGTCTGCACCCATTAGCAGAGAGTCCTCTATCACTGCGCCTTCAGATATACAGGACCGGAGTCCAACCACAGAATGGTTGATTGTGCAATGCTAGCCAAAATAAAGGGGGAAAGGCATGTCAACAAATTTAGGGTCTCTGTTTTGAAGCAATGAAAAAGAAATGTTCGACTAACAAGTAATAACTCAAGGTGCTAATATGTTATGATCTAATACTATCCACAGATCATAGAACGCTATGATAATTCATCTGAAAAGGATACTTACTCTAATAACACAACCTTCACCAATAACACTGTCTGTCACATCAGCATCAAGAACTTTTGATGGAGGCAAGTATCGAGGTTGCGTATAAATTGGGGCAGAACGGTCATAGAAGCTGCACACAATAATGTTTGCTCAAAAATAGGAAGAAAATTCAGCAGAAATGCACCCTTTTAAAAGTAACTTGTTTTCATAGTGCAAAATGTAAACCTTACCTAAAATCTGGCACAGGTTTCTTGGTTATCCCCAAGTTGGCATTGTAGAATGCCTCTATAGTACCAATATCTTCCCAGTAACCATCATATAAGTAAGCTTGAACCTATCAAATACATTAGCAGCATAAGCAAACATTCAAAGTAAAAATCAAGTAAAGTAACATTTCACAGTAAATGATGTAACTGCAGTTTACATACCAAAATTCACAAAACCTACAGCATGAACTGAGAGAAGGATAAAAATTCCCTACATGCTACAAGTTTCAAGAGCATAGCGTACCCTCATTCCAATTTCTGTTGCTCCAGGAATAACCTCGCTTCCGAAGTCATTTGCAGCAGGGAAATTTTCATGGAGAAGCTTAAGCATCACATCTTTGCTAAAAACATAGATTCCCATACTAGCAATGTAAGGCAATTCCTTTGCCCTCTCAGTATCAAGGCCAAGTATGGTAGTGTCAACCTGCAAGATCAAAACATGCAGACAATCACTGAAATGTATGCTTCAACAGATCAGGTTGCATATGGTCTCAACGGATGACTCATCAATTACCATCATTGATTTCAACTTCTCTCCTTTTGGCTTTTCTGCAAATTCAATGATCCTCCCTTCATCATCAATCTTCATAAGGCCAAATGCTGTAGCACGTTGTTCATCCATGGGCAGCGCAGCAACGGTTATATCAGCATCTGTTTCTCTGTGGGCTTGAATGAACTTTTGGTAGTCCATACGGTACAGGTGATCTCCAGCCAAAATGAGAAACTCCATAACATTGTGTTCCTCAAATAGCCACAGGTATTGTCGCACAGCATCTGCAGTACCCTGAGacagaaagaaacaaaataaattaggcAGCGTCCTTAAGGTATTGTCATACAGAAACCATATAACATGAAAGTTGATAACCTAAGAGCTCATCTATCAATGTTAACTCTAGTTTGCAATTCCAAAGAAATCATTGGAACATCTAAACTAGTGAACAGTTTCACTTAACTATCAATGTGAGAAAATATGGAAGAGTGAATCACCAGGAGAACATTAaccctaatattttttttgttccgtAAAACAGGGTGTATgttcatattaattatttatccccttcttttctttgtaCCCTTTAAAGTATAAACTTTAACTGGCATTCATGCATCTTTGCAGCTAAACGAGACCAATAATACACAGAAGCAGAAACATCCAGTACCTGCATAGTACAAAAATTACCACTTACCGAGTCAATTCAAACTAATACAGTACTACTCTAGATATTTGGCAAGTTCATACAGATTAACCAAGATACCTGAAACCAGTTAGGATTCTCTGGGCTCTGCTGCGCAGCAAGAACTTCAACGAACCCCTCGTTCTTGTAACCACTAATGTTGTTTCCATAGGCCCTCGAGAGGTGACGATTGAGCGACGCGGAGTTGAACTGCGTCAGGACATAGATCTTCGACACATTGCTGTTCAGACAGTTGCTGACCGGGATATCTATGAGCCTGTAATTGGCACCCAACGGCACCGCCGGCTTCGCCCTCTTCTTTGTCAGCGGATACAGCCTTGTCCCAGCGCCACCTCCAAGGATGATCCCAAGAACACTCTGCAGGAATAAAATCGgatgtaaaaataataatacaaatcaTCATCAGACTATATATAGATAACAGATGAAATGCTCTTGAGTTCCAAGTTCGGTACTTCTAGTTCTACCACAGaatctaataaattataaactCAAAAGTACTACAACAGATCTGGAGCCAATTATTACATTCAAGCCATGGACCACGATAGATCCtccactaattaattattacggGGTTCTCACTAACAATCACCTTTCCACCGTTAAAGATATGTCAATATTTCATCCAACAACTAAACTAGAGATACTGTCACCATCATCTTTCCACCGTTTCTTGAATCACAGAGAGTGTACTGAACGCAACAGCTGATAGAATCACCGAGAAATCGACACCAAAACactctaaaaaaacaaacacttCGCACTCGCAGGAATCCCCACAAGAAACATATCAAACACATTTTGTTCATCCAAATGGGTAGAGTTAAATAACGGCAAACACATCGAATCCCAAGAACGACCCTTCGATTTTCCCAACCCAAAAGGATCCGACCTTTTCCCCCACGTGAACGCAAAGAAAAAAGCGAGAGCTGGAAGAGTAGAATTTTTTTGGGCACCGGCGGCGAGATCGCGGCGTACCGTGCTAGCGTCCGGATCGAGGCACGTCTGCGAGCTCCGGGAGTCCGACACGGCCCGCGGAGTGAACACgaacggcctcctcgccgccaccgccgccaccgccgccgccgccccacgccgccgcctcgccgccgcaagATCGCGGCCGGGATAGAAtgcggccgccgccctcgccggcgccgggatCGGGGCCCAGGACGCCGCGCCCATCGCCATCATCGCCATGGGAGAGCAACGGCCGAGAGAGGTGGCCGGAGTACTGACACACTACAGTGGAGTGTCAGAGGCTTCAGCGGCCGTGAAAagttccctcttttttttctcttttttttttctttttctttggttgTCCCTGGGATGATGTGTGCGGTACAGAGGACGATTTTTGTCTGAATTTATAGAGCACTTTCTGGGCTTCCACAGAGATGGTACTATGTGTGTGTCGAATGACCATAATGCCCTTAAGAATTTTCTTGGAAAACTTTGGGTATGTTTGGAGGAGCTTTTCGCAGCTGCAACTTCTAATCTTCGGTTGCTAAAAATCCTCTTAAACAATCCAGATCTTGAGATGTTGTAattgtagaatctagaaaataaactagaaaccTGCCAGCTGTTTATTAGAATCTTAAGTGAGTGATTATGGATCAAGGATCAATCATGGAGGGGTATTTCGGGGTTTATTAGGTTGGAGGGCTGAGAATAGACAGGTGTAATGTCACATTGATATCACGTGAAGCACTAGATGTTGAAACAGAGTGAGTTGTTTATCAAGTGATTAAGCTGTTAATTAGCTAGATGGGTGTATGGATGACAGGTGTCTATTCAGTGAGAGATGGTGTGCTCTCCTCACCGTTGATTTGGCTATTTGTTACTAGTAAACTTTGTTTGTTAGCAGCACAAGTAGGAAAAGAATTTTGTGTTTAGTGAATTGCATCAAGGGAGATGGAAACGTGCTTGAGTGGACCACACAATGTCATCAGAATTGGATCTATATATAGACAATGACAAATGATTGATATGCAAATTTCACGTTTCGGCCGGTCGCCCTGAACGAGAAATAAAAGTAAGGAAAAGTAGAAATGATCTTGCACGGCTAGCGAATTTTTGTGCTGTGAGTTAGGTgaaatttctttttgttattagCTAATGTGTGACAGATGACATGATTTGCTATGATTGAACATAATCAAATATATTTGTTGGATTCCATAGTTGTGAAATAGACTCGTCGGTAACTAAccaaaagtttaaaatttaagtaTATAACTTTAGTCGACATCCTTTACCATTACCAACTCGTGTTATGCATGATAATTAACTATAACTATTGTCACATGCTTTCTCGGAAAACCCATTCTTAGATAGAGCCTTTCCAAGATATAACATCCATATAAATTTTATGTTCTTTGTAGCTTATTTTacaaaatcaaccaaataaGATAAGTGACATAGCCATATGTAATCTTTAAACGTGTTGCATGTATCGATTATCTTATTATCACCATCATGCTGACATGTCTATAGATCACTTAAAGTTACAAGAATATAATAGTCTTGAGTACACTGTTGACACTAGCACCAAAACCGCAATACGGTGGATTTTCGCTATGCTATGGATACACTCGACTATGATAACtctattattttattacataGGAGTATATATTCCTCCTTGTTTTTTAGGTGTTAGAACTTAATGTGCCATGAATTAATGCATAAAAATGATTAtatctatattattattatatattgaaAGTTACTAATTTCACTAAGTATAGATATTGCAACTATTTAGGTATCCTTAAAATTATTACGCCTCTTAGAGCAAGTACCATATTGAAACAAAGAACTTAAGGAGAGATATCTTGAGCAGGCGACTATACTAATTCCGGTTGTACGCAACCTCCAGGAAACGGATCGTCTACTGTACAGTTAATATTGCACAGGTGCTGTAGCGATCAAATCAAGTCATCAGATTACATTGGATGGCTCTGATCCTGCTCAATCTGCCCACCACTTACTTGACAGTTACATGGCTAAGGCCATGAAAGCTTTGGACTCTGTTTATACATATGTCCTGTGCTGTTCATCTAACGATATGCCTGCCATTTCACATCTTCTACAAATATCATAAGCAGAGCATCGCCTCACTGTGAAGCCTACACTTATTCCAAAGTGTAACACTAAAAAAGTTGCATCGTTCATTTACACCCTCTACAAAATAGTGCTCTGATGAAAAGGTTTCAGGAAGATTAAACACAATGCTCTGATGGAAACATGTACAAAGGTAACTGCATGTGTGCAAATAGTTCAGTACTAAACACTGACAGAAACTGACAGAAGAATGCATAGCATAAATTTTCTGtggcattgaaaaaaaaatgaatggatgTTCTCAAAAGTAAATGTTCAATGGCCTGATTTGTTATTctcaatttgatacccatgcatCTAGCTATCTCCCATCCAAATTTGCATTGAACCCAAAATTCCAGGTAGTATCAAATATGTTCTGCTCCATGCCATCACCCTATGTTTCATCATACAAAAGAGCGGCTCCAAAAATGAATGTCTCTCTAAAATGGTTGAATCCAACAAAGACACCAAAGGGCCTGTATTCTTTGTTTGTCCAAATGTTGTGCCAAAAGTAACAACATCTCCAAACTGAGCATAGTCGATTATCATCTTAGCATCAgcccaaaaaatatttgttatttgttCTTCACAATCCAACTGAAGGGCATAATGAAATGAAGTGTTCTCTGCAACTTTGTCCTGAAAGTACTTCAACATACTTCCGGCTTCGCCATACATCAACTCCCTTTGACGCTTGGTTCGTAAATGGTTCTTGAGATCACGACGTGTATAACCAAGGTTTACTGAACCACCAACTTGCCGACTAGCAAGCTCATGTGCAGCTTTTGGTCCAATGCCCGAATCATccattgtttcaatttcaaatGCTTGCAATTACGATATTTTTCTTTGTGATGGCATCAAATGGCATGTTGAAGGCAATTGAAGTTCATGGTTATGTTCAAGAACTAAATCATATACTGAATAATCGCCCACTTCTCTATCTACTGTGATTCGGATCCGAGCTTTGCAACCTGTTCTTGTTTCAGCACGAGGACGCTTGGTGTTGTGATCTCTTTTGTCTATTGCCCGGTATCCCTCATTGGAACAAACATATCTTGCAGAAGTAATTACTCCATCAACTTTACTCTTATTTTCATAATTTATCCTAACATCAAAACCAGTACGACCTCCACAATAAGTCCAAAATTCCCATGCCTCTTTTGTAGATTTAAATTTCATGCCAAATTGAGGAATCCAACTAGGAATCATATTTGTGCTGTAAAAAGAAACAGGGatcaactctttttttttacaacaaagAAATACAGTGTTAAATATGGATTGCTATGTGGTCATTATTAAGATCCTATTCAGTAATGAGATCAACAACATAgtcagagaaaagaaaaaatgtagATGATAAAACTATGTTGACCTGAATGAAATTGATCGCACCTATTTGAATTATGATGGTTGGAGTTTGAGTCGTTCGCCATAAGGCCTCAGATCTGTATGTATACTCTGTTTAGCGCTACACGAGTGTAGAGTGTATCCACTCCAATCATAAGAATCACACAACAATGCTTTTGGTTTTTTTGTGAGGACATGATCACAAAAAGAGTACAAGACATGGCATACATACCTGTTCGTTGGAGACTGATGGCTTACTTTATCTGATCATCAAAGTTTCTGGACAGAACAAGGCAAAGTGAAACCTCTGTATCTCCTTTTGGCACCAAGTCCCAAGGAGGAAGAAAGCAAAAGGAGAACCTGTATTATTTTGGCGCCAAGTACTCTGGAGGATTCGTGATTTTCCCTCCATCAAGGTGATCTTGACCTTTCCTCCTTAAAATCAGTTTGTTAGTTTCcaaattatcaaaaatattttcagtgTTTAAGGACGGAATCAGAGCCGCTTAATCTAATCGGATGGCTTGATTTGATCGCTACAACACCTGTGCAGTATTAGCTCTACAATAGAGGATTTGTTTCCCAACCTCCAAGACTAGATGAAGTTGTTGCAATTGTGCTAGACCCTTGCTTGCGCACAACGATTGGGGTTCTAGATGTTCAAGATGAATGGTGAGAGTCTTGGAATAAATGGGGTAGGcccaatttaattcaattaaaatctcaagAGCCCACAAGTAATGTTAGAGACAATAATACTGCCTTGAAAATTTAGGTGGAAGaacctcaacttaaatagggtgATATTGGAGATTCCctattgaccggttgaggtgatgGTTGGACTGccacatgcgcgcgcgcgccaagTTGGCCTCGGCTGTGGGCGTGGCAAGGCGAGACGGCCGGCCGAGCCGAGCCTGCTTGTTGCTCTTCCATTTTGTAACAGACGAGAATAAAGTCACTATTAACAAATCAaattcattgtgttgtaacctccacaacaaatgagagatttatttgttgtaacctccacaacaaatgagagattcattgtgttgtaacatccacaacaaatgagagatttatttgttgtaacctccacaacaaatgagagattcatCGTGTGGTAATCTTCGcaacaaatgagatttattttgtggtaatcttcacaacaaatgagatttatttGTGTGGTAATGGAGATCTCTCTTTATATATAACGCAAGGCAGAGGCTCTCAAAGATCGAGTCTTCCTCCTGCTGCTGTTCCTACTCTCCTTATGTTCCTACGTTGTCTCTCTATTTCCTCGGTTCTGTTCATCCCGTACGCACGGGTGATCGGaacgagcaggtgcctccggaACTCCGTCTGCTTGAGAACCTGCACGGGTAGGCAGGCGATCAAGTTTTTAGGGAGCGCTATGCGTGACTGCTTTTGTTCGTCTTCCTCTGCATCGTCTTCGCCAATATGTCGAACATCGGCGACAACAATAACACtggagacaaggagaaggaggctcccatcaacaccaacggaggcaatactacctcaaactccagcggaggGCCGTTCTCGAGGTATAATGATTTACTATTACCGTTCGTTCTTAATTTTCTACTACTGTCAATCGCAATGTTATTGGGCGTTGCCTTATCTATGTTGGTGCTTATTTTATATTAAGCACGCTCATGTTGTACACATCTAGCACtgtcactagatctactcaAATTGtaaatgtcatgtttattgtcttaatattttggattaaaatataccgAATTATGAACAAATTTCCAACAGAGAGGACAACAAGCTGTCTGTGCATGCAAATTTTGGCCTGCCCAAGGAGCAAAAAGCAAGCTACAACTACATACCATAGCCCACTAGATGATATGGCAAAATTTTCAGCCATCAatgtgtcacaccccaatctggtaccgccgtacaacggcacctgacaggagcaTGTCATAGGGAAAATGGCGcaaaccgcttcctacgaaaccgcgatctcagtactAGTCCCAGGACAcagcgctggtacccacggtgacaaatatgaatcattgcaatccttaaaataaatagaggacttatttaccttaacttaggttgcaacTCAGAATAGCctgagaatgcaaccgacgatgcggacgaggaaacaccaacaacagcagcagcagcgaaaccaacggtctaacacccaacaccacggGCGACGGCTGGggaccaggacgaaaccctaatcttcacttcacttcatcttcacttcaaggcagaggaactatatatatatatttatatagagcaagggtgagtactttcgtactcagcaagtcacgggaatttaggtgtttaatgcaagcttggaagagaggcaaggttgttttgcaaattctttgtttgaaatcatttttgaagtcactaagtgatttatttctttttgagtTTGGAtcgaaaagagacttgcgtctcgattcgacttaagagatgcttttcaacaattcaaatggtaatgtaccgacctctcgggtcagatcattacttatcggctcccagagccatttcacttgattaatcggctcccagagtctttttcattttctcggactcccagagtccagctgcccagcagcacaacaatccgcttTCACTcaggaagcctagtctatgatgcccgcagatatcccgaatcacacagattcgtttccgACCACTcatgtcacgccctaaaaatcacctaagttaataatccatattttaaatcatttttagaaattactttaaaagcctacaagttaaactctaataatctaggaaaaatttcaacataaaattgagctagataaaatttcattaaatactttgcttgtttatctattttctagatttttctgggaattatttgagcaagggaagtatttttaataaatgaaacatcatttcgcgaattattttaattggaaaagttttaGAAATCCTCCCCTAAGCCGTTGGGCCGTATTCGGCCCAACATCCCTCTCTCCTCGCGCGCGCCGagcggcccaagtcggcccagccgaCCCGcccgcccctcctctcccctagccgccgacatgtggggcccacatgttggGGCCATCCCCTACCTCCAGCCGGCCGGCCACCCAAGCCGAGCCCGAgctgccgcctccctccgccaaATCCGCCTCTATTGGTCGCCCCCCAGTCCGATTAGTTGAGGAGAAATCATCTCCTCCTTATCCTTTTCCTTTCACCTAAGGTTTCGGAGGCCATTTTCGCCCGGATAAACCAAATCGAGTTCATTTTGAGTTTATCTTTCCAAACTAACCCGAAGATTTTCTGGCTTCGATTCCTCtcggttggagtccgatctctctgatccaagcctataaatagcaccCCCTAGTcgccctctttcgtttgccccaactcccgaGCCTTCTCGTCCCCCgtagcaccgccgccacgccgtccaagccgccgccgccggcggccgacgtccagccgcgccgcgtcgtcgcattagccatcgccgccgcttcccgtcGCCGCCATTAGGTGCGCACGGAGGTGGGGAACCTCGgccgccccctcgccgccgtcgccggtcaccggagagccgccgtcgccgacgacccgAGCTGTGCTGCCGCTAGagctcgccgtcggccgccatTCATCATCGTCTGTCGCATTTGCTagtaccggtgagttcgcgtcgtcgtcctctacgcgtaggtgcCCTTGGATAGCCCGGCCGACCTCTCTATCGCCGGCGAGGTTGTCGCCCGTGTCAtgccggcgatgatgacgtcagcatgacgtcataATTCCtttttccagtttttttttatttttgtttagaTGCAAATCGAttaaaacttcggaaattcataactaattcatcgtaactccgattcgagtggttcaagttgctaaatttttctaaaattgagatctacatattaaaaatatccacatgtactgtttatgcttgtttttgtactgttttattgattttatttatttgctttagttttcgacgttccggaggagagcgttttcgttgaggaaggttcagaagtgtttgcggaagctcaaggcaagtcacacagatcccaaacaaccctttgagcatgttgaacccgtttaaagctattgttttatttcaacttatgcattattttcgaatgtcatcgggtggagaacctttcccaattaattcatggccgaagatgactttattttcctatgggtaataaattgattagcttggaccttatatattggattggttcagctagatgctatatgtataattgcttagccatgcttagaaacattagctcattaatgggatgaatcatactacattattaattatggttatatttaatggaagctcacgatggttaattttgttatgttaattaattgataactaaaacctgattaaaggtgggttgtgagcatatggttttgatggttgtgctcatgacaat comes from the Oryza glaberrima chromosome 9, OglaRS2, whole genome shotgun sequence genome and includes:
- the LOC127785222 gene encoding glucose-1-phosphate adenylyltransferase small subunit 1, chloroplastic/amyloplastic, translated to MAMMAMGAASWAPIPAPARAAAAFYPGRDLAAARRRRGAAAAVAAVAARRPFVFTPRAVSDSRSSQTCLDPDASTSVLGIILGGGAGTRLYPLTKKRAKPAVPLGANYRLIDIPVSNCLNSNVSKIYVLTQFNSASLNRHLSRAYGNNISGYKNEGFVEVLAAQQSPENPNWFQGTADAVRQYLWLFEEHNVMEFLILAGDHLYRMDYQKFIQAHRETDADITVAALPMDEQRATAFGLMKIDDEGRIIEFAEKPKGEKLKSMMVDTTILGLDTERAKELPYIASMGIYVFSKDVMLKLLHENFPAANDFGSEVIPGATEIGMRVQAYLYDGYWEDIGTIEAFYNANLGITKKPVPDFSFYDRSAPIYTQPRYLPPSKVLDADVTDSVIGEGCVIRHCTINHSVVGLRSCISEGAVIEDSLLMGADYYETEMDKKALSETGGIPIGIGKNAHIRKAIIDKNARIGENVKIINVDNIQEASRETDGYFIKSGIVTVIKDALIPSGTVI